Genomic DNA from Candidatus Aquicultor sp.:
GGCCGACCAATCATAGGTTGCAATAAACATCCATTACGTCGCATGCGCATGTACCAGGTATTGTAGCAAGCAAGCCACCGGTTTAAAACCGGAGGATGAGCGTAAAGGAGAAGCAAGAGTGGCAAAATCGCCGTCCGTTGACGCATGGTTTGCAAAAAATACGTTTCATGCAGATGAGTTTAATGATGTTGAAGAGCTTGTCGAGCTAAAACAGGCGCAGGGCATCTCGATAAGCTTGGGGTTACCGACGCTCAATGAGGCCGAAACCATCGGAAACGTTATCGATATTATTAAGGCCAGCCTTTTTGATAACTTTCCCTTACTCGACGAGATTTCGGTTATCGACAGCGACTCGACCGATTGCACGGTCGCCATTGCCGAGAGCTACGGCGTTGCGGTTATCAACGATTATGAGGTTTTGCCTGAGTGGGGTGCAAATGCCGGCAAGGGGGCGGCGCTCTGGAAAAGCCTAATTGAGCTTAAGGGCGATATTATCGTTTGGGTGGATACCGACATTAAGAACATCCACCCGCGTTTTGTGTACGGCCTGGTAGGGCCGCTTCTGAAGTATCCGCACCTCAAATATACTAAAGGGTTTTATAAGCGTCCGCTTAGTATCGGCGACCGCTATATAGAAACCGGGGGAGGGCGGGTAACCGAGCTAACCGCACGGCCTCTCTTAAATATGTTTTACCCGGAGCTCTCAGGGCTCGTGCAGCCGCTCTCCGGAGAGTATGCAGGCCGACGCGAACTGCTTGAGAGGATCGGCTTCTTTAACGGCTACGGTGTTGAGATAGGCCACCTCATAGATATCGTGGAGCAATTTGGCCTCGATGTAATCGCGCAAGTCGACCTTATCGAGCGCGTGCATCGCAATCAGTCTTTAACGAGTTTAAGCAAAATGGCCTTTGCAATTCTCCAGGTCGTGATGGATAGCCTCGAGAAAAAGGGTGCAATAGAGCTTGTTCAGGAGATGAATCACACGATCCGCCTCGCAAACCAAGAGCAGGGCAGATTCTACTTGGAACCGAGAACCATCCACGAATTAAAAAAGCCGCCGATGATAACGCTGCAGGAATACTGTAGGAAGTTCGGTAAGGCTGTGAGCTTTACAGATAACCTCTTACCATTTGACGATGACATTTCGCCCGAGTTTACGCCGAGCATGTAACGGGTTGATTGGCTAGTTAGTACGGCAAGAACTATGGCGGAAGCTTTAATAAGCGAAACGCAAAATGATAGTGCCTGTCTTGACGGATTAGACGGCGCATAAGATAAAGATGACGGCTAGGATGTGGCTGTTGGAGAAACTGGATTATTTGGTATAATAGCTATGCAAATTTCATAACATTCGGGGCGTAGCGCAGTTTGGTAGCGCACACGGCTGGGGGCCGTGTGGTCGCAGGTTCAAATCCTGTCGCCCCGACAAACCTGGTAGAATCTGGCACTGTAAAGCCATAATCTTTTTACTTTGATCTTATGAATTCAAATATCGTAAGGTGTTTTAGGTTAGAATTT
This window encodes:
- a CDS encoding glucosyl-3-phosphoglycerate synthase — encoded protein: MAKSPSVDAWFAKNTFHADEFNDVEELVELKQAQGISISLGLPTLNEAETIGNVIDIIKASLFDNFPLLDEISVIDSDSTDCTVAIAESYGVAVINDYEVLPEWGANAGKGAALWKSLIELKGDIIVWVDTDIKNIHPRFVYGLVGPLLKYPHLKYTKGFYKRPLSIGDRYIETGGGRVTELTARPLLNMFYPELSGLVQPLSGEYAGRRELLERIGFFNGYGVEIGHLIDIVEQFGLDVIAQVDLIERVHRNQSLTSLSKMAFAILQVVMDSLEKKGAIELVQEMNHTIRLANQEQGRFYLEPRTIHELKKPPMITLQEYCRKFGKAVSFTDNLLPFDDDISPEFTPSM